A region from the Halomicroarcula saliterrae genome encodes:
- a CDS encoding glycosyltransferase family 4 protein, translating to MRIAFVSNVVYPFVTGGAEKRIHEIGTRLADNGHEVTVYGRHYWDGPAEITHEGMTLRAAAPSAELYDGDRRSITEALDFAARLVPTLRRHLRNDEHDVVVASVFPYFPVLSTKLTALGTETPLVTTWHEVWGDYWEEYLGRLGPFGKLAEGVTARTPQHPVAISGITADRLADLGPDRGDIEIVPNGIDTDQIRSAPLPDEGYDVLFAGRLIEHKNVDLLLEAFDAVAGGTDLTLGVIGDGPERDALEATAASLDHADRVEFLGFLEEYDDVLGHMRVADVFASPSTREGFGLTFAEAMAADCTVIAADHPDSAADEVLGNAGFLAEPTVESVRETLDRAVDGDRPPSDPVARADKFDWDRVATRALSVFRGATNDF from the coding sequence ATGCGCATCGCGTTCGTGAGCAACGTCGTCTATCCGTTCGTCACTGGTGGTGCGGAGAAACGTATTCACGAGATCGGCACCCGGCTCGCAGATAACGGCCACGAAGTGACGGTGTACGGCCGGCATTACTGGGACGGGCCGGCGGAAATCACACACGAGGGGATGACGCTCCGGGCGGCGGCACCGTCCGCGGAGCTGTACGACGGCGACCGGCGTTCGATTACCGAGGCGCTGGATTTCGCCGCCCGTCTCGTGCCGACGCTCAGGCGGCATCTCCGGAACGACGAACACGACGTCGTGGTCGCCAGCGTCTTCCCGTACTTTCCGGTCCTCTCGACGAAGCTGACGGCGCTCGGAACCGAGACGCCGCTCGTCACGACCTGGCACGAGGTGTGGGGGGACTACTGGGAGGAGTATCTCGGGCGCCTGGGGCCGTTCGGGAAACTCGCAGAGGGGGTGACCGCACGGACTCCCCAGCATCCGGTCGCCATCTCCGGTATCACGGCCGACCGACTGGCCGACCTGGGCCCCGACCGCGGGGACATCGAAATCGTCCCGAACGGTATCGACACGGACCAGATTCGGAGCGCGCCGCTCCCGGACGAGGGGTACGACGTGCTCTTTGCCGGCCGACTGATAGAGCACAAGAACGTCGACCTGCTGCTCGAAGCCTTCGACGCCGTCGCCGGGGGGACCGACCTGACACTCGGCGTCATCGGTGACGGTCCCGAGCGGGACGCGCTGGAGGCGACGGCGGCGTCGCTGGACCACGCGGACCGGGTGGAGTTTCTCGGCTTTCTCGAGGAGTACGACGACGTGCTCGGACACATGCGCGTCGCGGACGTCTTCGCCTCCCCGAGTACGCGCGAGGGGTTCGGACTGACGTTCGCGGAGGCGATGGCCGCCGACTGTACGGTTATCGCGGCCGACCATCCGGATTCGGCGGCCGACGAGGTCCTCGGGAACGCGGGCTTTCTCGCCGAACCGACGGTCGAATCGGTCCGCGAGACGCTCGACCGGGCTGTCGACGGGGACCGCCCGCCGTCCGACCCGGTCGCGCGCGCCGACAAGTTCGACTGGGACCGGGTGGCCACCAGAGCGCTCTCGGTGTTCCGGGGCGCGACCAACGACTTCTGA
- a CDS encoding glycosyltransferase family 4 protein, translated as MKILHTPVRFFPYIGGVEAYVHDLSTQLVDRGHEVTVVCADVQEETDNHEWIDGIEVKRLRSIGQIANTNITPSLPGVLLKEARAADVIHTHLPTPWFADWSALAGAITDTPVVVTYHNDIIGEDLADYVARIYNQSMLKATLGLSDSVVVTQPEYVSNSAHLDDQMEKIDMIPNGVDTEHYTPVDLSDAERERLGLDPDRPTLFFLSVLDGHHEYKGLTDLLDAMAHLDDGEGRTPQLLVGGGGDAQSRYEAYADEAGVASSVTFLGRVPEEDITSYYSGADLFVLPSTSSDQEGFGLVLLEALACGTPVVTTDVVGIADEVRSEPIGTVTPIADPEALASSIEAQLDGDEFEPAVARALCEDEYSWQASAVEMEKLYRRVVTDPAVPSPSGAVNRS; from the coding sequence ATGAAGATTCTCCACACGCCGGTCCGCTTCTTTCCGTATATCGGGGGGGTCGAAGCGTACGTTCACGACCTCTCGACCCAGCTCGTGGACAGAGGACACGAGGTAACGGTCGTCTGTGCGGACGTCCAGGAAGAGACGGACAACCACGAGTGGATCGACGGCATCGAGGTCAAGCGGTTGCGGAGTATCGGACAGATAGCGAACACCAACATCACGCCGTCCCTGCCCGGTGTCTTGCTGAAGGAAGCGCGGGCGGCGGACGTGATTCACACGCACCTGCCGACACCGTGGTTCGCGGACTGGAGCGCGCTCGCGGGGGCGATTACCGATACGCCAGTCGTGGTGACGTATCACAACGACATCATCGGTGAGGACCTCGCCGACTACGTGGCCAGAATCTACAACCAGTCGATGCTCAAGGCGACGCTGGGGCTCTCGGACAGCGTCGTCGTGACCCAGCCGGAGTACGTCTCCAACTCGGCACACCTCGACGACCAGATGGAGAAGATAGATATGATTCCGAACGGCGTTGACACCGAGCACTACACGCCCGTCGACCTGAGCGATGCGGAGCGGGAGCGCCTGGGGCTCGACCCGGACCGCCCGACGCTGTTCTTCCTGAGCGTACTCGACGGGCACCACGAGTACAAGGGGCTGACCGACCTGCTCGACGCGATGGCCCACCTCGACGACGGTGAGGGCCGGACACCACAGCTACTGGTCGGCGGGGGCGGCGATGCCCAGTCCCGGTACGAGGCCTACGCCGACGAGGCCGGCGTCGCCTCGTCGGTCACGTTCCTGGGACGCGTGCCCGAAGAGGATATCACGAGCTACTACTCGGGTGCGGACCTGTTCGTCCTCCCCTCTACGAGCAGCGACCAGGAAGGGTTCGGGCTGGTGCTGCTGGAGGCGCTGGCCTGTGGGACGCCGGTCGTGACGACGGACGTGGTCGGCATCGCGGACGAGGTCAGGTCCGAGCCCATCGGGACTGTCACACCGATCGCCGACCCCGAGGCGCTGGCCTCGTCCATCGAGGCACAACTCGACGGCGACGAGTTCGAGCCCGCGGTCGCCCGAGCCCTCTGTGAGGACGAGTACTCCTGGCAGGCGAGCGCCGTGGAGATGGAGAAGCTGTACCGGCGAGTCGTGACCGACCCCGCTGTGCCCTCCCCGTCGGGCGCCGTCAACAGGTCCTAG
- a CDS encoding glycosyltransferase family 4 protein, with the protein MEIAIISDLYPPEVIGGAEKHAADDAEKLADEGHIVTVLTSGAEAPFHRVDESETNGLTVRRFRPVNAHAPIRYQDVSLPRKLIGHGFNIWNPHADWMVEKQLTDIDPDIVHVHNYRGLSGAVFSAVGRLDAPVVLTLHDYAALHIRSGLFKDGEIIEPGPLMKLYQRYIDPIISDNVDMILSPSQFVIDRHHDEGVFTDVPTQRLQLGIDESELQFEDVDAENASETRLLYAGQLNESKGIDVLIDAVKSIDSSDISLHVLGKGPEREALEARAGDDDRIEFHGFVSESELVRQYSLADFTVVPSRWYDNSPMVIYESYARGTPVIGADIGGIPELIESGETGYCFEPDQPEALAELIVSRRDEAAELASNVEELDISLDTHVERLVDTYESLVDGPRTC; encoded by the coding sequence ATGGAAATCGCGATTATCTCGGACCTCTACCCGCCAGAGGTCATCGGCGGCGCCGAAAAGCACGCTGCTGATGACGCGGAGAAGCTCGCCGACGAGGGGCACATCGTAACCGTCCTTACGTCGGGGGCGGAGGCACCGTTTCATCGGGTCGACGAATCCGAGACAAACGGCCTCACTGTCCGCCGGTTTCGTCCTGTCAACGCCCACGCACCGATTCGATATCAGGACGTCTCGCTACCCAGAAAACTCATCGGCCATGGTTTCAACATCTGGAACCCACACGCCGACTGGATGGTCGAAAAACAACTGACCGACATCGACCCCGACATCGTTCACGTGCACAATTACCGAGGGCTCTCGGGCGCGGTGTTCTCTGCGGTCGGTCGTCTCGACGCGCCGGTGGTGTTGACCCTACACGACTACGCGGCACTACATATCCGTTCCGGCCTGTTCAAAGACGGCGAGATAATCGAACCCGGGCCGCTGATGAAGCTCTATCAGCGGTATATCGACCCGATAATCAGCGACAACGTCGACATGATACTCTCGCCGTCCCAGTTCGTCATCGACAGGCACCACGACGAAGGCGTGTTCACCGACGTCCCGACCCAGCGCCTGCAGCTGGGTATCGACGAGAGTGAGCTCCAGTTCGAGGACGTCGACGCCGAGAACGCCAGCGAAACACGGTTGCTGTACGCGGGACAGCTCAACGAGAGCAAGGGGATAGACGTCCTCATCGACGCCGTCAAGAGCATCGACTCGTCGGACATCTCGCTGCACGTACTGGGGAAGGGGCCAGAGCGTGAGGCCCTCGAAGCCCGCGCCGGCGACGACGACAGAATCGAGTTCCACGGCTTCGTCTCCGAGAGCGAGCTCGTCCGGCAGTACAGCCTCGCCGATTTCACCGTGGTGCCGTCGCGGTGGTACGACAACTCCCCGATGGTGATATACGAGAGCTACGCCCGCGGGACACCGGTCATCGGGGCCGACATCGGCGGCATTCCCGAACTGATAGAGAGCGGCGAGACCGGCTACTGCTTCGAGCCCGACCAGCCGGAAGCGCTCGCGGAACTCATCGTGAGTCGTCGGGACGAGGCGGCGGAGCTGGCGTCGAACGTCGAGGAGCTCGACATCAGCCTCGATACCCACGTCGAGCGACTCGTCGACACCTACGAGTCGCTCGTCGACGGACCTAGGACCTGTTGA
- a CDS encoding glycosyltransferase family 2 protein gives MDVRMMEPLTVCTPTYNSADCVERALDSVTDIADEIVVLDSDSTDGTREIVRDYDSVALYDYEFEGFAHMFRTAATKASNDWVLYVDADEEVREPMASEIRRKLTDPTKDAYETFKRNRMWGRWMHAKHKKRPILARVEALSWDDAIVGEEWRVRDGYDVGELEHPIHHYAYDSVDEYITKWMGYTAADALDEYESGRSSSLLYFYLKGAAAFNYRYFYERSVLDGWQGLFFSVMSAVFYPVVDARLRRIQKLQKERDDWREWWIENKC, from the coding sequence ATGGACGTAAGAATGATGGAACCCCTCACTGTTTGTACGCCGACGTACAATAGTGCCGACTGCGTCGAGCGTGCACTGGACAGTGTTACTGATATCGCCGACGAAATCGTCGTTCTGGATAGCGACTCGACGGACGGCACTCGGGAAATCGTGCGCGATTATGACAGTGTGGCACTGTACGACTACGAGTTCGAGGGATTCGCTCACATGTTTCGGACCGCCGCGACCAAAGCATCGAACGACTGGGTCCTCTACGTGGATGCAGACGAAGAGGTGCGGGAACCGATGGCGAGCGAAATTCGACGGAAACTTACCGACCCCACGAAGGACGCGTACGAGACCTTCAAACGGAATCGTATGTGGGGCCGGTGGATGCATGCCAAACACAAGAAACGACCTATCTTAGCTCGGGTCGAAGCACTCAGCTGGGACGACGCAATCGTCGGTGAAGAGTGGCGTGTTCGGGACGGATACGATGTGGGTGAACTCGAGCATCCGATACACCACTACGCCTACGACAGCGTCGACGAGTACATCACGAAGTGGATGGGGTACACTGCCGCCGACGCCCTCGACGAGTACGAGTCCGGGCGGTCCTCGTCCCTCTTGTACTTTTATTTAAAGGGGGCCGCGGCGTTCAACTATCGGTATTTCTACGAACGGTCGGTTTTGGACGGCTGGCAGGGATTGTTCTTTTCGGTCATGTCCGCCGTGTTCTATCCGGTGGTCGACGCCCGACTGCGTCGCATCCAGAAACTACAAAAAGAGCGGGACGACTGGCGGGAGTGGTGGATCGAAAACAAGTGTTAA